A genomic region of Antennarius striatus isolate MH-2024 chromosome 4, ASM4005453v1, whole genome shotgun sequence contains the following coding sequences:
- the fbxo31 gene encoding F-box only protein 31, translating into MAVCARLCGVGQSRRCRRRQRPNQQDQSSDSDMDEEEEERIEGRRQSYVGGGPESGVPTAGPSDSCGSSSSHVNRRGTSTGPPHPQSLADLPPELLVEILSMLPGTALPNVALVCKKFKQIINTETIWRRRCMEEFGMKDDLRKMEVGGISSYDLYVKLLHPYRHILGLWQPDIGPYGGLLNVVVDGLFIIGWMYLPPHDPRVEDPMRRRPLFRIHMWESKKATVECMYGHKGPHKGDIQTVKKDEFSTKCNQTDHHRMPGGRQEEFRTWLEEEWGRTLEEIFHEHMQELILMKFIYTSQYDNCLTYRRIYLPPAMPSDLLCPGLFKGTYGSHGLEIVMLSFHENSARATKITGDPNVPAGQLTLDVDLSRPVVLPDLEQQRNIEELSRLVLGMREEVQREATQSKGNSAAVKGAAVGACGVDSEAECIEMENDACADSCQPGPSRAATNHHEAQPFVLPMGVTARNEMYPRTCRRCFYGTGLIAGHGFTSPERTPGLFVLFDQDHFGFIWLDLKSFSLYSRLTDHLAHAHAPNMEQFEAMLCNMQSWTS; encoded by the exons ATGGCTGTGTGCGCCAGGCTCTGCGGAGTGGGCCAGTCGCGGAGGTGCAGGAGGCGACAGCGGCCGAACCAACAGGATCAGAGCAGCGATTCAGACatggacgaggaggaagaggagcggatCGAGGGCCGGAGACAAAGCTACGTCGGCGGAGGCCCAGAGAGCGGCGTTCCCACCGCGGGGCCGAGTGACTCCTGTGGATCCAGCAGCAGTCATGTCAACAGGAGAGGCACAAGCACCGGACCTCCACACCCGCAGTCATTAGCGGATTTACCGCCGGAGCTTTTAGTAGAAATACTGTCCATGCTGCCCGGAACAGCTCTACCAAATGTAGCCCTCGTCTGCAAgaaattcaaacaaatcatCAACACTGAAACCATATGGAGGAGACGGTGCATGGAAg AGTTTGGTATGAAGGATGATCTGAGGAAGATGGAAGTGGGAGGAATATCCAGCTACGACCTGTATGTTAAAC TGCTTCACCCATACAGACATATCTTGGGTTTATGGCAGCCTGACATAGGGCCTTATGGTGGATTGCTTAATGTTGTG GTGGATGGGCTTTTCATCATCGGATGGATGTATTTGCCACCCCATGACCCTCGTGTGGAGGATCCCATGAGAAGACGGCCACTCTTCCGAATCCACATGTGGGAAAGCAAAAAGGCCACGGTTGAGTGTATGTATGGACACAAGGGTCCTCACAAGGGAGACATCCAG ACTGTGAAGAAGGATGAATTTTCAACAAAATGTAACCAGACTGATCATCACCGCATGCCGGGGGGCAGGCAGGAG GAGTTCAGGACTTGGCTGGAGGAAGAATGGGGCAGGACACTTGAAGAAATCTTCCATGAGCACATGCAGGAGCTGATCCTGATGAAGTTCATTTATACCAGCCAATACGA TAACTGCTTGACATACCGGAGAATCTACCTGCCTCCTGCAATGCCCTCTGACCTGCTGTGCCCCGGCCTCTTCAAAGGCACCTATGGCAGTCATGGCTTGGAGATTGTCATGCTCAGTTTCCATGAGAATTCTGCAAGAGCCACCAAGATCACT GGAGACCCTAATGTTCCTGCAGGGCAGCTGACTTTAGATGTCGACCTGAGCCGGCCAGTTGTACTCCCAGACTTGGAGCAACAGCGCAACATAGAGGAGCTGTCCCGGCTTGTACTCGGGATGCGCGAGGAAGTACAGAGAGAAGCAACGCAATCCAAAGGAAATTCTGCCGCAGTCAAAGGTGCAGCGGTCGGAGCATGCGGTGTTGACAGCGAAGCAGAATGTATTGAGATGGAGAACGATGCTTGTGCAGACAGCTGTCAGCCCGGTCCCAGCAGAGCTGCTACCAATCATCATGAAGCCCAACCTTTTGTCCTGCCCATGGGGGTCACAGCCCGGAATGAGATGTACCCCCGTACCTGCAGGAGATG CTTCTATGGGACGGGCCTAATTGCTGGGCACGGCTTTACAAGTCCAGAGCGCACCCCGGGGCTGTTTGTGCTGTTTGATCAGGATCATTTTGGTTTCATCTGGCTTGACTTAAAGTCTTTCAGTTTGTACAGTCGTCTGACAGACCACCTGGCCCACGCTCATGCCCCCAACATGGAGCAATTTGAGGCCATGCTGTGCAACATGCAGTCCTGGACATCCTGA
- the ces2b gene encoding cocaine esterase, producing the protein MDLCVDRTFFGVVSVLCLSVAADLHAPQVHTELGSLTGEYVRLKGKETGVHAFLGVPFAKPPIGPALRLAAPQPVERWGGMRNATHQPPMCVQSMEAAKMVLKALDMETELQDISEDCLYLNIYTPADRAPDAKLPVMVWIHGGGFAMGAASVYDGSALAGYQNVVVVVIQYRLGLLGFLSTGDEHISGNFGLLDQVEALKWTHKHIHNFGGDPNLVTIFGESAGGMSASLMLLSPLSEGLFHRAIAESGTAALGFIFDSKSKLNDPLPVTQMVANMSGCSQNSNEEIADCIRNMNFDTIINLANDQKLRFPIITDGHFLTKPVDELLRKHEFLTVPFMTGVNDDEGAWLLPSFLAPPNWTEGMDQEQIMNLMSMFFPDPKDAIYKNLIVEEYTGTGEDRVKNRDGLIKILGDLMFVIPAIMTANAHRDAGAPMYLYEYQYAPKFLQSIRPSFVGCDHADEIFAVLGVCFTTSHVKLISECSEEEEQLSKKVMSYWGNFARTGSPNGVGLAHWPEYGNEENYLKIGLKEQTVGQHLKKDQFVFMTETIPEKIKQEEKEHSEL; encoded by the exons ATGGACTTGTGTGTGGACCGAACCTTCTTCGGAGTGGTCTCAGTTTTATGTCTGAGTGTTGCGGCAGACCTGCACG CACCACAAGTCCACACAGAGCTAGGCAGCCTGACAGGTGAGTATGTAAGGTTGAAAGGGAAGGAGACTGGGGTCCACGCCTTCTTGGGTGTCCCGTTTGCCAAGCCACCCATAGGTCCTGCTCTGAGGCTGGCTGCCCCTCAGCCTGTAGAGAGATGGGGGGGAATGAGGAATGCCACCCATCAGCCACCCAT GTGTGTTCAGAGTATGGAGGCTGCTAAGATGGTGCTCAAAGCGCTTGATATGGAGACAGAGCTCCAAGACATTTCCGAAGACTGTCTTTATCTCAACATTTACACTCCTGCAGATCGAGCTCCTGATGCCAAGCTTCCA GTTATGGTTTGGATCCACGGTGGAGGGTTTGCTATGGGTGCAGCTTCCGTGTATGATGGCTCTGCCCTCGCTGGATACCAGAATGTGGTTGTGGTTGTTATCCAGTACCGCTTGGGACTTTTGGGCTTCCTCAG CACTGGTGATGAGCACATATCGGGAAACTTTGGTTTGCTCGACCAGGTCGAGGCACTGAAGTGGACTCACAAGCACATCCACAATTTTGGAGGAGATCCAAATTTAGTTACCATATTTGGGGAGTCTGCCGGCGGAATGAGCGCATCTCTCATG CTTCTCTCACCACTGTCTGAAGGCCTGTTCCACCGTGCCATCGCTGAGAGCGGCACTGCTGCATTGGGTTTCATTTTTGATTCAAAATCCAAACTCAACGATCCTCTACCTGTGACACAG ATGGTAGCAAATATGTCCGGCTGTAGCCAGAACAGCAATGAGGAGATTGCTGATTGCATCAGAAACATGAATTTCGATACTATTATAAATCTTGCAAATGATCAGAAATTGAGATTTCCCATAATTACTGATGGACATTTCCTGACAAAGCCTGTGGATGAGCTCTTGCGGAAACATGAATTTCTCACCGTCCCTTTTATGACTGGTGTTAACGATGATGAAGGGGCCTGGCTACTACCTTCT TTCCTAGCTCCTCCAAACTGGACGGAGGGAATGGATCAGGAGCAAATCATGAACTTAATGTCTATGTTCTTCCCTGAT CCCAAAGATGCCATCTACAAGAATTTGATTGTAGAAGAATACACTGGAACCGGCGAAGATCGGGTGAAAAATAGAGATGGGCTCATTAAGATATTAGGTGATCTGATGTTCGTCATTCCAGCCATCATGACTGCTAATGCCCACAGAG ATGCAGGCGCCCCCATGTATTTGTATGAGTACCAGTATGCTCCAAAGTTCCTGCAGTCAATAAGACCTAGCTTTGTTGGGTGTGACCACGCAGATGAAATCTTCGCTGTATTGGGAGTTTGCTTCACAACTAGTCATGTAAAACTAATAA GTGAATGctctgaagaagaggagcagctCAGCAAAAAAGTGATGAGCTACTGGGGCAACTTTGCTCGCACGGG GTCTCCTAATGGGGTTGGCCTGGCCCACTGGCCAGAGTATGGAAACGAAGAAAACTACTTAAAAATTGGGTTGAAGGAACAGACAGTCGGTCAGCATTTGAAGAAAGACCAGTTTGTCTTCATGACTGAGACCATCCCAGAGAAGATCaaacaagaagaaaaggagCACTCTGAGCTGTAG